The Nostoc cf. commune SO-36 genomic sequence AGTCTTTCTTTGGAGTAGCTGATAAGGAGTTTTGGCACAACCTGATGGGTAATACCCAAATTATGAAAAATGTCCGGCAGGTCACAAAAGGGGTGAATCCCAAAAACCATGCCGTTTGGACGCTTACTAAGCTATATACCTACTTCTGTGAATACTGTTATGAAGTCTATGACACTTGCCCCCACCCAGCTCTGAAGATGAGTCCTCGCGAAGCTTTCAATATTGGAATAGCACGTGGCGGTATTCGAGACCATATGTTCATAAAAGAAGAGGAGTTTAAGCTTTTAGCGCTGCCATCACCTAAAGATCAACAAGGCAGCAGAAAAGTGACTCAGGAGGGCATAAAAATTAACTACCTCTACTACTGGCATCCCTCCTTTAGTCGGATTAGAAACACTAAAGTAGAGGCCAAGTTTGACCCATTTGACATCACGCTGGCTTATGCCTATGTCAATGGTCAGTGGACTAAATGCCATTCGCGTGTGCTACGAGAACTTCAAGGTCATTCAGAAAAAGAATTGATGATTGCAGCAGCAGAATTAAAAAAGCTTAACCAGCTTCAGAATAAGCAGTTCAATGACATTACGGGCAAAAAGCTGGCTCAGTTTTTTAGCCGGATCGAGATGGAAGAGGCTGCCCTTACTCCAGCGTGGCGTCAAGCAAAAAAAGCTATACAAGCTCAGCGGCAGAAGGATAGAGAACTTAAGCAAGTTCATGCACAGATTGAAGGGCAATTAATTGAGTCTGATAAAGATGGTTTGCTCACTATTGACACTCCTATTGCTATTGCGAGTGAAACATTAACAATGCAAGCAACAGAAACTTTTAAACCAGAAGTTGATGATGTAGATTTGGATGAAACTTTTAAACCTTTAGAGGAATGGTAATGGTTATTCAATATGGATTTCCACGTGAATTACTTGACCAACCACCCCAGGAGCGGAAGAACTTTTTCAAAAACCCTGATGTCACATTTATGCACCGAAATTTGCTGACTGTCTTTAACAAAGCTCACCGTATTATTCTTGAACCTGCGGGAACCTCAATTATTTTAGTGATTGGCCCTTCTGGTGTTGGGAAGTCAACCCTGCTGCGCTTACTCTACAAAAAAATTATTGAACAGAGTATTGCAAACATGAAAATAAACCCCGGTTGGATTCCTATTGTTTGCGTTGAAGCACGTGCACCAGGGAAAGGAACTTTTAGATGGAAAAGCTTCTACGAAATTATCTTGAAAGCTGTGGATGAACCCGAAATTCAGCAAAAAATTAGCTACAACGACAATGGTATTCGGCGAGATAGTGATGGGAAACTTATCATTAATACAAGAAGAACAACGGAAGATGCACTCCGTTTAGCAATGGAGAATGCTTTAATTCATCGTAAACCTTATACGTTGGCAGTAGATGAATTTCAGCACATTGGCAAGATGGCTGGAGTAGAGCTTTTACAAGCTCATATGGATTGTGTGAAGTCGGCTGTAAATATTACTAAAGTTCCTTGGACTGGGTTTGGCACTTATCAACTACTTGACTTCCTTGAACTGAGTCCACAATTGAGTCGACGTACCAAAATTATTCACTTTCCACGCTATTGTCTTGAGTCCGATGAAGATATTAAGGAGTTCAAAAGGATATTAGAGCATTTCCAATACCGAATGCCACTTCTGAAGACTCCCCTTTTGAAAGAAGAATACTGGGAGTTTTGCTACGAACGTAGTATTGGCAACTTTGGCACTCTCAGAGATTGGCTGGGGAGCATCCAGTTTTGGCAGAAATACTCAAATAGCCAGTAAACCATTGAGATAAGCACAACGAACTGAGAGGATTTGATTAACACTATCAACATTCCATTGTGCGCCAGAAATTTTCATCCTAGCTCCAATCTGTTTAATAGCAGACTCGACTGCACCAGAACCAATAGAACAAAGTTGTTCAGCCTGGTAATAGCTGTAGTTGACAATGCGAGAGCGATGTTTTTCAAGATAAGCGATGAAGTTCTTAACTTGTTTGCCTCGACGATTATGAAATAAAGCTTTAGTTTCTTCGACTTGACCTTGCCACAAAAGAGTTTCAGCAACTTTAAGCCGCTTTAAAGAACCGCCAATTTTGTAGAGATTTTCTTTGAGGTGATACCAATCCAATATTTCCCAACGCTGAAAATGCTCTGTTTTACCAAACTCTTTGACTAAATTCCACACGCCATCATGACCATCCCCCAAGCATACTAATGGGTTAACCAGACGCTGGCTATTGACATAATCAACTAATGATTGGTTGTCATCAAAAAACGCACTATAGTAAATTCCTTGTAGTCTTACGGTTTTATAGTCTCGCCAGTGACACCCGGCTTTCGGTTTACCCCGGAGTCGGACTTTTCCCCCATCTACACTGACTTCTGAAACTGCTTGTTTTGCAAGTGGTAATTCAAAATCTTGTGACAGTACTAATTTTTGTTGCGTTGAGTGACCCACTTTCACTCCTGTCAATGCCTCAACTTCAATTTCTGCTTTTTGGTATGATTCGTTAGCTGACAGCCTCAAACAACACTTTTGAAGTAATGGGCTTAACCGACTTCTGGGCTTCAAACCCAGTTTCTGTAACTGTTTGGCTTTAAGAGTCAGTTCCCCCACCAAGCTTTTAATTTTCCTGGTTTTACCTACTTTTGTTCCAGTTTTTTGTTCGATAAAAAAAGGGCTATTTCTGGGCTAACTAGTTCTAATATTTGACTGCGAACTGTTTTTTCTATGCCTTCCAGGTCTGTTAGCTTACTTTTGTCTGCTTCTTCATACAACAATGTTGCCACTTCTTGTAAGCACGCTTTGAGCCGTTCTTGTTTATCCTGGTTCATGATTCCTGGTTCACGCTTCTTTCTGTCTGTTATTTTCTCCTAAAATCTGTATATCTTCCAAAAGTGGATGCTCCCATTGGCTGACGGATGCCTATGATCTTGCTCTTTCTGAAAATGCGAACACTGTAAGTCTTGAACATCTAAAAGAAACAGCCTACAAATATTTTGAGTGCCGTGAGATGGCTAGAGAGGCAATTAACGGTGAACAAAAGCTTAGAGATAGCGAAGATGGGAGCAAGAACTTGCGTATCACTTTAGGTTTGGAGAAGGCCGAAACTCACAAGCAAGATAAATTGTCAAATAAGGAAAGTATCGAACAGAAAGGAAATTTTAAATCTAATAATACACAACCATTTCAACGTAATCCTAAACGTGATCGGCTAGGAGGCCAATAAGTATGAGCAGCAATGAACTTCAAGCAATCGAGTTATATGATTTACAAGAACCAACTATTCCTCCACGCAGCCGCCTCTACAATTTAAAGCCAATTGGTATCGGAACGCCTGAGGTAGAAAGCCTAACAGGCTACATTGTCCGATTAGCTGAAGAGCATTGTGTACCTACAGGAATATTAATCTTGAGCGAGCTTGTACCATTGCTCAAGGAAGGATACATCTTCAAGAGTAAAGATGGAGGGCTAGACAAAAGTTTTACTAGTCAGACAAAGACTTTGAATGGAATGGGTAGCTGGGCTTTAAAACTAATTAAAACCCTTGAATCATTAACTCTACGTAATGACTTGCGTTCACTAACAATGCTCAATTGGGTGGAAATAATTCCTCCAAGGAACTTGCTCCGCTCTATCAGGGCTTGGTGTCCAAGCTGCTACGAGAATTGGCGTGTAACTGAACAGACAGTCTATGAACCACTCCTTTGGTCACTAAAGGAAGTTACGATTTGTCTGCATCATCATCAGCGTCTATGTACAGAGTGCCCATACTGTCACAAAGACAACAGGCTATTGGCTTGGCACTCAAGACCAGGTTGTTGTTCAATATGCAGAGAGTGGCTTGGCATTTCTCCAAATGTTAAATCACCAAATAGTATAAAACTGACAGAAGATGAACTAAATTGGCAAATATGGGTTACAAATAATCTTGGAAATTTAATAGCCGCTACACCACATTTATCTCCACCACCTAAGGAAAAGATTTCCGAAATGCTTTCTGCTTATGTCAATGTCCTTGCACATGGCAATATAGCTGCATTTGCAAAAAAGCTAGGGATAAATAGAACTCAAACCCATAGATGGTGTGTGGAAAAAACCTTGCCAGCGATCGACACACTTCTGCAAATTTGTTTTCAGCTTGAAATACCGCTGCTTGATTTCCTTACTAAAGATGAAATTAACGTAGATTCTAGCAACATAATCATACAAAATCAGAATCAACCAAGTAGGGAAAGTAATTACCAATTAAGTACCTCGACAGAAATACTATATGCACTGGAAACTGCGCTCACTGAAAGCCCACCACCATCCCTAGTAGAAATTGCTAAATGGTTTGGGTATAAAACAACTAGTACTTTGTACTATTATTCTTCAGATTTGTGTAAGATTATAGCGGCGCGACATAGTGAGTATGAAAAAGCTCAAAGGCTAGAAAAATTACAGCGTTTATTGGAAGAATTGCTTGCAGCTAAAGAGTATCCACCACCATCTATGCAGGAGGTTGCCAAGCGTTTTGGTAAAAAATCTGTACATAGCCTAGATAAACATTTTCCAGACCTATGCAGTACAATTTCAGCACAGTATGCTAATTATCGCCAAGAAAACCGAACAAAACGAGTAGAAAAATTGCGTCAGGAAGTTTGGAAAGTTGCGTTTCAGCTTCATTCGGAAGGGGTAGAACCTACCGCTAGCAGGATTTCAGTTTTTTTAAAAAGTCCTGGTTCGATACTCCAAAAAGAGGTTGTTGAAGCAGTATGCAAAGTACGGCACGAACTCGGCTGGGAAAAATGAGGTAATTCTTTGGGAAATACTAGTTACAAATACTGACTTTTCACGGTAAGCCCTAAAGCCAAGAAACAGCATGACTTTTTACGCATACTCTCAAAAGTCAGGTATAGGAAAACTACCAACATTATAAAACCTGTATGTGTTGAAATACAATGTGGCTGAGGTGTAATTTATTCAAGGTGAAAAAGTTTAGGAGCAAATGTGCTAACTAAATACGAGTTGTGGAATTTGAAGCTACCTTTGATCCCACCGCGTAGCCATCTGTACCACGTAGAACCTGTCGGTATCGGAACACCTTTGGTAGAAAGCCTGACAGGCTATGTTTCTCGATTGGCTGAGGCTCATTGCTTACCTCCGGGAGTGTTGATGAAAAGAGAACTGACCTCAGTTTTTAATAAGACATATGGAAGTAATAATTTACACAAAATATATCCTTTTACAGGAGCGCTAAATGGCACGGGTGTCATGGCTGCTGACTTGCGTCAAGCTCTTCAAATCTTGACTCTACGCAATGATCTTCAGTTTTTGACATTGCTAACTTGGTCTGAACTACTCCCGTCTAGGAATTTGCTTCGTTCTATCAGGGCTTGGTGTCCAACTTGTTACGAAGAACGACGCACAACTAGTCAATTAGTTTTCGAGCATTTACTTTGGTCGTTGGATGTAGTTAAAGTTTGCCCGCATCACCAGCAAAAGTTGAGTCAAAAGTGTCCTCATTGCTGTCAGACAAATTACGTTTTGGCTTGGCGATCGCGGCCGGGATATTGCTCTAAATGCTTGAAGTGGCTTGGAATGCCATTTGATACTCAAATAAGCGCTCACCAAAATTTAGAAGAGCATGATTTACAGTTTGAAATATGGATCGCACAAAGTGTAGGTGAGTTGCTTGCTAAAGCCCCATATTTGACACCTTTGCCATTAAAAGATAGCATTGCTAAGGCATTGTGCAGTTACGCATCTCAAGTTGCTGAGGGAAATGTAGCTGCATTTGCTCGCCAGCTTCAGATACCCAGAAATACAGTATGGGTTTGGTGTAGAGGTGAGAATCAACCTTCAATCAAGGCTCTTTTACAAATTTGTTACTGTCTGAAAATCTCCCTACTGGATTTCTTAATACAAGGAGTAAAATCTGCAAATTCTTTTCAAGCAGTGCGACTACTACCACTTCAATCAAAACCCCAGACTAGGGCAAGCGTAAAGTCTTTTGATGCTAACAAAGTACAACAAAATCTAGAAGCATTGCTTGAGAGTAATGATTCCCCATCACCATCAATGGAAGAGGTTGCTAGGCGTTTGGAATGTGACAGAAGAACTATTTTTAGGCATTTTCCGAGTTTATGTCATGCCATCTCTGCGAAATACCTCAACGAGAAAAAAGCGATTCTTCTGAGAAATGTCCAGCAGTCTTGCGATGAAGTTCGACGAATTGCCCTAAGTTTACACAATCAGGAGCATATCCGTCTGAAGCCCGCGTTTCAGAACAGATGAGTATGCCAGGATACTTAAGATACAGAGAAGTACGTGCAGCATTGCAAGAGATACAATGCCAATTAGGCAAATGCTAACTTAAATTTTTTTCGAGCCACTGAGCAATCATTTCTTCTAGGCTTTTCCTTACTTTCCTCTCCGTTATGCGATAATTGACAAGCATTAGTTGTCCTTTGAGAACAACAAGCATAAAGTGACCATTTTGGACAACTAGTGCTTGTTGTCGCAAGTGTCACATTATCTAATATAACTTTTAAGAATGGAGCTAAGCGGATTCGAACCGCTGACCCCCTCAATGCCATTGAGGTGCGCTACCAACTGCGCTATAACCCCTTGAAACCCATTATATATAGTCGCTTAAATATTAGTACTTTGTCAAGCTTTTTGTGGAAACTAAATTTTAAATATTTGCTTTAGCACTCAGCACTCACAACGACACTTGCAGCAAATAGGTCATACAGTGCCCCATCAAAAAGTAAACTACTAACATGGCAGCAGCTGCCAGAGCAACTAAGGTTCCAGCCAACATGAGAGAAAATTCTTTACTCTCGTATGCTCTTTCCATCAAGTGCAGCGACCACGCCACTAAAGCTACATCAAAAAGTAAAATAGGAAGCAACATATTTCTTAATATTTGTTAATACTTGTAAAATAATATTAACACCCTTTTAGGGAAGTGTGTCTAACCTAAGATGGATGTCATTAACTCGTAAATGGTGGATCAAGATAACGTTCTGACTGGCACATTGCGATCGCGCAAATAATTTTTAATTTCTGCTACGCTTAATTGTCCGTAATGTAACAGAGATGCAAGTAATGCTGCTTCAGCTTTGCCTTCGGTTAGGGCTGTGTAGATGTGTTCACAATTACCTGCACCGCCAGAAGCAATAACCGGAATTTCCACAGCATCAGCAATTGCCCTTGTTATTTCAATGTCATACCCGGCTTGGGTTCCATCAGCATCCATACTTGTTACTAGCAGTTCTCCGGCCCCCCGTTTTTCAACTTCTTGTGCCCAAAGTAGGGCATCTAAGCCTGTATTTTCCCTGCCACCCCGCACATACACATCCCAACCTGGATTCTCCGGGTTATTTCTGCGTCTGGCATCAATAGCAACAACTATGCACTGATTACCAAAGCGATCGCTGGCCCGATTAATCAAGTCTGGTTCCCGCACTGCCGCAGAATTAATACTAACCTTATCTGCGCCGGCTCGTAACAAAGCTTTAACATTTTCTAAGGATTGAATGCCACCACCCACAGTCAATGGAATAAAGACCTGTTCAGCAGTTCGGTAGACCACATCTAAAATTGTAGCTCGGTCTTCATGAGTAGCTGTAATATCCAGAAATACTAACTCATCAGCACCGGCTTCGTTGTAAACCTTGGCCAACTCTACCGGATCGCCTGCATCTTGGAGATTAACAAAGTTAACTCCTTTTACAACCCGTCCCGCCTTTACATCTAAGCACGGTAAGATTCTTTTAGATAACATAATAACTTTTGTACTTCTGGGTAATTGACCGAATTTAAATTTTAAATTGGCGCGGGTATTCTCAAACTAGAATTTTCATGGGCATTGGGCATTGGGCATGGGGCATGGGGCATGGGGCATTGGTTCTTCTTTCTCCCCCTGCCTCCCCTGCTCCCCCTACCTCTCCTGCCTCCCCTGCTCCCCCACTCCCTAGTCCCTTAAAAGTAGATAGCTGAATTATGGCGATAATCTCCTCGAAAAAACAGCCTCCAGAACCCAACGGAGAACCAACGCAGCGTCGAGACTCGGCGAAAGCACCATCCACAGAAAATATTTTGAAGCCTGAAGCTGCGATTGATGAACAAGAACAGCAGGAAGAAGGTATTCGGCCACACCGATTTGCTGATTACATTGGGCAAAAAGATTTAAAGGATGTGCTAGATATTGCCATCAAAGCGGCCAAGTCTCGTGGTGAGGTACTGGATCACTTGTTGCTGTATGGGCCGCCGGGATTGGGCAAAACCACAATGGCAATGATTTTAGCATCGGAAATGGGGGTAAATTACAAAATTACCAGTGCGCCAGCCCTAGAACGTCCACGGGATATTGTTGGGCTACTGGTGAACATGAAACCAGGAGATATTTTATTTGTTGATGAAATTCATCGCCTCTCGCGGATGACAGAGGAAATTCTCTACCCGGCGATGGAAGATTATCGCTTAGATATTACTATTGGTAAGGGTTCCAGCGCTCGGATTAGAAGTTTGCCTCTGTCAAAGTTTACTCTAGTGGGAGCTACAACCCGTGTGGGTGCTTTAACTTCACCACTGCGCGATCGCTTCGGTTTAATTCAAAAACTGCGATTTTACGAAGTTGACGAACTAACTCAAATTGTACTGCGAACCGCTCAATTACTCAAAACCTCGATTACAGAAGATGGGGCTACAGAAATTGCCCGTCGTTCACGCGGAACACCACGGATTGCTAATAGATTACTTAAGCGAGTCCGTGATTATGCGGAAGTAAAAGTATCTGGTGAGATTAATGAAAGCATTGCATCTGAGGCATTGCAACTATTCCAAGTAGATCCTTGCGGTTTAGATTGGACAGATCGCCAGATGCTAAGTGTAATAATTGAACAATTTAACGGCGGCCCAGTGGGGTTAGAAACAATGGCAGCAGCAACGGGTGAAGATACCCAAACAATTGAAGAGGTGTATGAACCTTACCTCATGCAGATTGGGTATTTAACTCGGACTCATCGCGGCAGGATGGCGACTAAGGCAGCATATAAGCATTTGGGATTCACGCCGCCTAATCAACAGTTGTCATTATTGTAATTATGGGTATTGGGCATGGGGCATTGGGCATTGATATTTGTAAATGAGCCTTTGAACTCCTTTAAAGAGTCTTTGAACTCCTTTAAAGAGCCTTTAAACTTCATTAAAGAGTCTTTGAACTCCTTTAAAGAGCCTTTGAACTTCATTAAAGAGTCTTTGAACTCCATTAAAGAGCCTTTGAACTCCATTAAAGAGCCTTTGAACTCCATTAAAGAGCCTTTGAACTTCATTAAAGAGCTTTTGAACTCCATTCCTCTGCCCCATGCTCAATTACGAATGACAAATGACAAATTAAGTAAACCTAGATGATTAAACTTATTGGTATTTTTCTCAGTTTGTTACTTGTGTTTGGCTGGGGTACTCCAGTCATGGCACAATCTCAACCGCCTATTACTCAAGAACAGTTAAAACAAGGTGATGAGTGGGCAAATCAAGCCTTTGCAGCGACGAATCAAGGTGACTTTGCGACGGCTGAAACTTACTGGACAAAGATTATTGAGCAATTTCCCACAAATGCGGGGGCGTGGAGTAATCGGGGAAATTCGCGGGTGAGTCAGAACAAGTTGCAAGAGGCGATCGCAGATTATAACAAAGCGATAGAATTAGCACCAAATGTCACCGATCCATATTTGAATCGGGGTGCGGCGTTGGAAGGTTTAGGAAAATGGGACGATGCGATCGCAGATTATAATCATGTCTTAGAACTCGATCCTAAAGATGCGATGGCGTATAACAATCGGGGAAATGCCAAAACAGGTTTAGGAAAATGGGAAGATGCGATCGTAGACTACAAAAAATCTAATGAGATAGCCCCAAATTTTGCCTTCGCCCGTGCTAACTATGCCCTCGCTCTTTATGAAACTGGTCAAAAAGAGCAAGCAATCCGCGAGATGCGAAATATTGCCCGTAAATACTCCAAATTTGCTGATGTGCGTGCCGCCCTCACAGCTGCATATTGGGTAAATGGAGAACAAGGTGAAGCCGAAAGCAACTGGGTAGCAGCTTATGGACTTGATAGCCGCTACAAAGATATCGACTGGGTAAAAAATATTCGGCGTTGGCCTCCCAGCCTAGTTACGGCTTTGGATAAGTTCTTGAAAATCCAGTAGGCACTTCTAACTCAACAAAGATTTCTTTTCTTTGCCTATGTAGCTGTTTTCTGGTATACATCATTGTAATCAACCAGAAGCAGGAACTATGACTCATTTTGGATTGATCTGTCCGGCAGCAACTGGTCATCTTAACCCCATGACTACGTTGGGATATGAACTTAAAAAACGTGGCCATCGCGTCACCCTATTCGGTATACTCGACGCTCAATCTAAGACACTAGCTGCTGGATTGGAATTTTGGGCAATTGGCGAGTCTGAGTTTCCCCGTGGATCGATGGCGCAATTGTTTGCCCAATTAGGAAAGCTTAGTGGATTAGCTGCATTGCGGTATACGATCGCTTGGATACAGAAAATGGCGGCTATGTTTCTTAGGGAAGCTCCACAAGCGCTTAAAGAAGCTGGGGTAGAGGCACTGCTAGTAGACCAAGTTTCACCTGAAGGAGGAACAATCGCAGAATTCTTGGGCATCCCGTTTGTCACCGTGTGTAACGCCATGATGATTAATCGGGATGTCAGCGTTCCACCTTTTAACACCTCTTGGAGCTATAGTTCTACTTGGTGGGCACTTTTACGCAATAGAGCAGGTTATGAGCTGTTAAACCGTGTTGCGCGACCAATTAGGGAGGTCATAGATGAGTATCGCCGAGAATGGAAGTTACCCCCTCACTTTAGCCCCAACGACTCTTACTCTCAGCTAGCTCAGATCAGCCAACAGCCTGCTGAATTTGAATTTCCAAGAAAGAATTTACCCAATAGTTTTCATTTCACAGGGCCATACCATAACACAGTTACTAGGGAACTTGTATCTTTCCCATTTGAAAAGTTGACTGGGCAACCGTTAATTTACGCTTCGATGGGGACTGTACAAAATCGCCTATTGAAAATTTTCAATTTTTTTGCCGAAGCTTGTAAAGAGTTAGATGCTCAATTAGTTATTTCTTTAGGTGGTTCTGCAACTCCAGAGTCTCTACAAGGGCTACCCGGAAATCCCTTGGTTGTTGGTTATGCACCCCAACTAGAATTGCTGCAAAAAGCTACTCTCACCATTACCCATGCTGGTATGAATACCACTTTGGAATCTCTGAGTAATGGAGTGCCGATGGTGGCAATACCAATTACCAATGATCAACCAGGTGTCGCAGCACGTTTAGTTTGGGCTGGTGCTGGTGAAATGATTCCCCTGGGTCGATTGAATGTTCCCCGGTTGCGAACCGCCATACAACAAGTGCTAACGGAAGATTGTTATAAAAAAAATGCAGTTAGGTTACAAGAGGTGATTCAGAAAGCAGGGGGTGTGAGTCGAGCCATTGATATTGTGGAACAGGTCGTTGCTACAGGAAAGCCTGTATTGTCAGAAACATAGGTATATATCTAACATCATCAATCGCATTGCACGACACTGGAGGTTGGGTGAAGCTAAAGCAATATGGTCTTACAATTTGGTTTACTGGTTTAAGTGGTGCCGGAAAGACTAGTATTAACCGAGTCGTAGAAAGAGAGTTGCGATCGCTTGGATATCAGGTTGAAGTCCTTGATGGTGATATAGTACGCCAAAATTTATGTAATGGTTTAGGCTTCAGTAAGGCAGACCGCGATGAAAACATCCGCCGCATTGGTTTTGTGGCTCATCTTTTGACTAGAAATAATGTGATTGTTCTTGTTTCAGCTATCTCACCCTATCGCGAAGTTCGTGAAGAGGTACGGCAACGCATTGGGACTTTTGTGGAAGTTTACGTTAATTCACCGTTGGAGATTTGTGAGGAACGGGATGTAAAAGGTCTGTACAAAAAAGCGCGAAATGGAGATATTAAATATTTTACCGGTATTGATGATCCATACGAGCCACCACTGAATCCAGAAGTAGAATGCAGAACAGACAAAGAAACTGTTGAACAAAGCGCAAGTAAGGTTTTGGCAAAATTGGCAGATTTCGGATATCTTTATTCGCTTGGTGGACAGTGAACTATCACTAAAAATTTGTTATTCAAATTTAATCAAAAGTATAATATGGCAGAGCTAAAAAACGAGAAACCGCCAACTACTAGTATCAACCAAATTTATGATGAACCATACTTAAATTTACTAGAAAAAGCCGATTTTTGTCCCATTTTTATTATGGCAGACCATCGTTCGGGTACGACTTTATTATACCAGACATTGGTGGCAACGGAGTGTTTTAACTTTATCAAAAGTTATCACATTGTTAAATATGATGAGCTTATTTCTAACTATGTAAATGGCACTGAGAAACAAGCACGCCAAGAAATAGAGGATATATTTAAATCTCTAGGGATGAAGGATCGCGTTATTGACAACGTAGCAGTGACTCCAGATTTACCAGAAGAGTATGGATTTATTCTCAAGAATGCTGGATGCGATTCTTACTTGAATCCTAATAATCTATTCAA encodes the following:
- a CDS encoding ATP-binding protein, producing MVIQYGFPRELLDQPPQERKNFFKNPDVTFMHRNLLTVFNKAHRIILEPAGTSIILVIGPSGVGKSTLLRLLYKKIIEQSIANMKINPGWIPIVCVEARAPGKGTFRWKSFYEIILKAVDEPEIQQKISYNDNGIRRDSDGKLIINTRRTTEDALRLAMENALIHRKPYTLAVDEFQHIGKMAGVELLQAHMDCVKSAVNITKVPWTGFGTYQLLDFLELSPQLSRRTKIIHFPRYCLESDEDIKEFKRILEHFQYRMPLLKTPLLKEEYWEFCYERSIGNFGTLRDWLGSIQFWQKYSNSQ
- a CDS encoding ISKra4 family transposase (programmed frameshift); translated protein: MNQDKQERLKACLQEVATLLYEEADKSKLTDLEGIEKTVRSQILELVSPEIAPFFIEQKTGTKVGKTRKIKSLVGELTLKAKQLQKLGLKPRSRLSPLLQKCCLRLSANESYQKAEIEVEALTGVKVGHSTQQKLVLSQDFELPLAKQAVSEVSVDGGKVRLRGKPKAGCHWRDYKTVRLQGIYYSAFFDDNQSLVDYVNSQRLVNPLVCLGDGHDGVWNLVKEFGKTEHFQRWEILDWYHLKENLYKIGGSLKRLKVAETLLWQGQVEETKALFHNRRGKQVKNFIAYLEKHRSRIVNYSYYQAEQLCSIGSGAVESAIKQIGARMKISGAQWNVDSVNQILSVRCAYLNGLLAI
- a CDS encoding TniQ family protein, whose protein sequence is MSSNELQAIELYDLQEPTIPPRSRLYNLKPIGIGTPEVESLTGYIVRLAEEHCVPTGILILSELVPLLKEGYIFKSKDGGLDKSFTSQTKTLNGMGSWALKLIKTLESLTLRNDLRSLTMLNWVEIIPPRNLLRSIRAWCPSCYENWRVTEQTVYEPLLWSLKEVTICLHHHQRLCTECPYCHKDNRLLAWHSRPGCCSICREWLGISPNVKSPNSIKLTEDELNWQIWVTNNLGNLIAATPHLSPPPKEKISEMLSAYVNVLAHGNIAAFAKKLGINRTQTHRWCVEKTLPAIDTLLQICFQLEIPLLDFLTKDEINVDSSNIIIQNQNQPSRESNYQLSTSTEILYALETALTESPPPSLVEIAKWFGYKTTSTLYYYSSDLCKIIAARHSEYEKAQRLEKLQRLLEELLAAKEYPPPSMQEVAKRFGKKSVHSLDKHFPDLCSTISAQYANYRQENRTKRVEKLRQEVWKVAFQLHSEGVEPTASRISVFLKSPGSILQKEVVEAVCKVRHELGWEK
- a CDS encoding TniQ family protein — protein: MLTKYELWNLKLPLIPPRSHLYHVEPVGIGTPLVESLTGYVSRLAEAHCLPPGVLMKRELTSVFNKTYGSNNLHKIYPFTGALNGTGVMAADLRQALQILTLRNDLQFLTLLTWSELLPSRNLLRSIRAWCPTCYEERRTTSQLVFEHLLWSLDVVKVCPHHQQKLSQKCPHCCQTNYVLAWRSRPGYCSKCLKWLGMPFDTQISAHQNLEEHDLQFEIWIAQSVGELLAKAPYLTPLPLKDSIAKALCSYASQVAEGNVAAFARQLQIPRNTVWVWCRGENQPSIKALLQICYCLKISLLDFLIQGVKSANSFQAVRLLPLQSKPQTRASVKSFDANKVQQNLEALLESNDSPSPSMEEVARRLECDRRTIFRHFPSLCHAISAKYLNEKKAILLRNVQQSCDEVRRIALSLHNQEHIRLKPAFQNR
- the hisF gene encoding imidazole glycerol phosphate synthase subunit HisF, whose amino-acid sequence is MLSKRILPCLDVKAGRVVKGVNFVNLQDAGDPVELAKVYNEAGADELVFLDITATHEDRATILDVVYRTAEQVFIPLTVGGGIQSLENVKALLRAGADKVSINSAAVREPDLINRASDRFGNQCIVVAIDARRRNNPENPGWDVYVRGGRENTGLDALLWAQEVEKRGAGELLVTSMDADGTQAGYDIEITRAIADAVEIPVIASGGAGNCEHIYTALTEGKAEAALLASLLHYGQLSVAEIKNYLRDRNVPVRTLS
- the ruvB gene encoding Holliday junction branch migration DNA helicase RuvB, which encodes MAIISSKKQPPEPNGEPTQRRDSAKAPSTENILKPEAAIDEQEQQEEGIRPHRFADYIGQKDLKDVLDIAIKAAKSRGEVLDHLLLYGPPGLGKTTMAMILASEMGVNYKITSAPALERPRDIVGLLVNMKPGDILFVDEIHRLSRMTEEILYPAMEDYRLDITIGKGSSARIRSLPLSKFTLVGATTRVGALTSPLRDRFGLIQKLRFYEVDELTQIVLRTAQLLKTSITEDGATEIARRSRGTPRIANRLLKRVRDYAEVKVSGEINESIASEALQLFQVDPCGLDWTDRQMLSVIIEQFNGGPVGLETMAAATGEDTQTIEEVYEPYLMQIGYLTRTHRGRMATKAAYKHLGFTPPNQQLSLL
- a CDS encoding tetratricopeptide repeat protein, with translation MIKLIGIFLSLLLVFGWGTPVMAQSQPPITQEQLKQGDEWANQAFAATNQGDFATAETYWTKIIEQFPTNAGAWSNRGNSRVSQNKLQEAIADYNKAIELAPNVTDPYLNRGAALEGLGKWDDAIADYNHVLELDPKDAMAYNNRGNAKTGLGKWEDAIVDYKKSNEIAPNFAFARANYALALYETGQKEQAIREMRNIARKYSKFADVRAALTAAYWVNGEQGEAESNWVAAYGLDSRYKDIDWVKNIRRWPPSLVTALDKFLKIQ
- a CDS encoding glycosyltransferase; its protein translation is MTHFGLICPAATGHLNPMTTLGYELKKRGHRVTLFGILDAQSKTLAAGLEFWAIGESEFPRGSMAQLFAQLGKLSGLAALRYTIAWIQKMAAMFLREAPQALKEAGVEALLVDQVSPEGGTIAEFLGIPFVTVCNAMMINRDVSVPPFNTSWSYSSTWWALLRNRAGYELLNRVARPIREVIDEYRREWKLPPHFSPNDSYSQLAQISQQPAEFEFPRKNLPNSFHFTGPYHNTVTRELVSFPFEKLTGQPLIYASMGTVQNRLLKIFNFFAEACKELDAQLVISLGGSATPESLQGLPGNPLVVGYAPQLELLQKATLTITHAGMNTTLESLSNGVPMVAIPITNDQPGVAARLVWAGAGEMIPLGRLNVPRLRTAIQQVLTEDCYKKNAVRLQEVIQKAGGVSRAIDIVEQVVATGKPVLSET